The genomic interval GAAGAAGCGCTCGTCGTTTTGGATGCCTACGGCAATCAGCTTCATGACGGAGATACCGTCACCATCATCAAGGATCTCAAGGTGAAAGGCGCATCGTCGCCGCTCAAGGTTGGCACAAAAGTGAAAAATATCCGGCTCGTTGATGGCGACCACAACATAGACTGTAAAATCGACGGTTTTGGAGCGATGAAGCTCAAGTCCGAATTTGTCAAAAAAGCATGAAGGGCGAGAAAAGA from Gammaproteobacteria bacterium carries:
- a CDS encoding alkylphosphonate utilization protein, whose translation is MSTPIPECPKCHGQYVYPDRDTLICPECGHEWNPSEQPEDEEALVVLDAYGNQLHDGDTVTIIKDLKVKGASSPLKVGTKVKNIRLVDGDHNIDCKIDGFGAMKLKSEFVKKA